A genomic segment from Rahnella aceris encodes:
- a CDS encoding pyridoxal phosphate-dependent aminotransferase, translating to MPDIADRLKNVSVSASVAMTQKARDLAAAGVNVIALSTGEPDFPTPPHATEAAYAAALGGDTRYPPTDGTPALRAAIARKFQRDNNLNYDVSQILTAGGAKQIIFNAMLATINPGDEVVIPTPSWISYADIVKFAGGIPVPVACPEENNFKPYPQDIDAAITPKTKWLLLNYPSNPTGSVATRQELQAMGEVMLRHPGVWILTDDIYEHLIYDDVTFYTLAEVEPRLLDRVLTVNGVSKAYSMTGWRLGFCGGPQDLIKAMSNVNTQNSGGVTTLTQAAAVAVLNGPQDLLKERAEIYRQRRDYVLERLTSVHELRCHKPQGAFYLFVNIEGCIGKTTAGGRHINSDADFVMALIEEKHVVTVQGAAYGMSPYFRISYATSMEVLQDGCDRIAAFCAELKS from the coding sequence ATGCCTGATATCGCCGATCGCTTAAAAAATGTCTCTGTTTCTGCCTCCGTCGCCATGACGCAAAAGGCCCGTGACCTCGCAGCCGCAGGCGTGAACGTCATTGCGCTTTCTACCGGTGAACCGGATTTTCCGACGCCCCCTCATGCCACGGAAGCCGCCTACGCCGCCGCGCTCGGCGGTGATACCCGTTATCCGCCAACCGACGGAACCCCGGCGCTGCGGGCGGCCATTGCGCGTAAATTTCAGCGCGATAACAACCTGAATTACGACGTGAGCCAGATCCTCACCGCAGGCGGCGCGAAGCAAATTATTTTTAACGCGATGCTGGCGACGATTAATCCGGGCGATGAAGTGGTGATCCCGACGCCGTCGTGGATTAGCTATGCGGATATCGTCAAATTCGCGGGCGGTATTCCGGTGCCGGTGGCCTGCCCGGAGGAGAACAATTTCAAGCCGTATCCGCAGGACATCGACGCGGCGATTACGCCGAAAACCAAGTGGCTGCTGCTGAATTACCCGAGCAATCCGACCGGTTCCGTGGCAACCCGCCAGGAATTGCAGGCGATGGGTGAGGTAATGCTGCGCCATCCGGGCGTGTGGATCCTGACCGATGACATTTACGAACATCTGATTTATGACGACGTGACATTTTATACGCTGGCCGAAGTGGAACCGCGTTTGCTCGATCGCGTGCTGACGGTCAACGGCGTGTCGAAAGCCTATTCCATGACCGGCTGGCGTTTAGGTTTTTGCGGCGGTCCGCAAGATCTGATTAAAGCCATGAGTAACGTGAACACGCAAAACAGCGGTGGCGTCACCACGCTCACGCAGGCGGCGGCGGTCGCGGTGCTTAACGGCCCGCAGGATTTACTGAAAGAGCGCGCCGAAATCTACCGCCAGCGCCGCGATTACGTGCTGGAGCGGTTAACGTCCGTGCATGAACTGCGCTGTCATAAACCGCAGGGCGCGTTCTATCTGTTCGTGAACATTGAAGGCTGCATCGGGAAAACCACCGCAGGCGGGCGTCACATCAATAGCGATGCCGATTTCGTGATGGCGCTGATCGAAGAAAAACACGTCGTCACCGTGCAGGGCGCGGCCTACGGCATGAGTCCGTATTTCCGCATTTCGTATGCGACCAGCATGGAAGTTTTGCAAGACGGCTGCGACCGGATAGCAGCGTTTTGTGCGGAGCTGAAGTCATAA
- the nac gene encoding nitrogen assimilation transcriptional regulator NAC: MNLRRLKYFIKIVDVGSLTQAADILHIAQPALSQQLATLEGEVNQQLLIRTKRGVTPTEAGKILYIHAQAILRQCDQAQSAIDGSALALSGSVSVGLAPGTAAQQLALPLMEEVHRQYPGIVLYFNENFGTTLSELIMNGRMDMAVIYGNREIHGLRFMPLMKEELYFVCPHALSKPLKSVSLAQVAKYDLFLPRIYNIMRKVIDDAFIHEAVTYRVKCEIESQTTLNAALAAGLGCTIMPESAARAMLKASDSWMAKIDKPNIQAALSFCMSDHLPLSQPAEAVKAILLSLMASRTVDNRPLTLVG, from the coding sequence GTGAATCTCCGCCGCCTTAAATATTTTATCAAGATTGTCGATGTGGGTAGCCTCACTCAGGCCGCAGATATCCTGCACATTGCGCAGCCTGCGCTCAGCCAGCAACTCGCGACGCTGGAAGGCGAAGTGAATCAGCAACTGCTGATCCGCACCAAACGCGGCGTGACGCCGACTGAAGCGGGCAAGATTTTGTATATCCACGCGCAGGCCATTTTGCGCCAGTGCGATCAGGCCCAGAGCGCGATTGACGGCTCGGCGCTGGCGCTTTCGGGCAGCGTTTCTGTCGGGCTTGCGCCGGGCACCGCCGCACAGCAACTGGCATTGCCGCTGATGGAAGAAGTCCACCGGCAATATCCGGGCATCGTATTGTATTTCAATGAAAACTTCGGCACCACGCTCAGCGAGCTGATCATGAATGGCCGGATGGACATGGCGGTGATTTACGGCAACCGGGAAATTCACGGATTACGGTTTATGCCGCTGATGAAAGAAGAGTTGTATTTCGTCTGCCCGCACGCGCTGAGCAAACCGCTGAAATCCGTCAGTCTGGCGCAGGTGGCAAAGTATGACCTGTTCCTGCCGCGCATTTACAACATCATGCGAAAAGTCATCGACGACGCGTTTATCCATGAAGCTGTGACGTACCGCGTGAAGTGCGAAATCGAATCGCAAACCACCCTCAATGCCGCGCTGGCGGCGGGTTTAGGCTGCACGATCATGCCGGAATCCGCCGCCCGCGCGATGCTCAAAGCCTCGGATTCGTGGATGGCGAAAATTGATAAACCGAATATTCAGGCGGCGCTGTCATTTTGTATGTCCGACCATCTGCCGCTGTCCCAGCCCGCCGAAGCGGTCAAAGCGATTTTGCTGTCGCTGATGGCCAGCCGCACGGTGGATAACCGGCCACTGACGCTGGTGGGGTAA
- a CDS encoding acetyl-CoA carboxylase biotin carboxyl carrier protein, translated as MEKKAPALSELRDIARKMRKSGLSQIELSGNGFRVSMKYAPVSPAILPCRMPDETPALPALTAPDAVCAPFPGIVLLQHPLNKIPFTQPGEKVGKDALLGLLKVGVIYLPLRSPVQGVVASLSVEDGDCVEYGAEIFTLRREELAA; from the coding sequence ATGGAAAAAAAAGCACCAGCACTCAGCGAGTTGCGAGATATCGCACGAAAGATGCGTAAGTCCGGCCTGAGCCAGATTGAACTCAGCGGAAACGGCTTTCGGGTCAGCATGAAATACGCGCCAGTCTCCCCCGCCATTTTGCCATGCCGCATGCCGGACGAAACGCCTGCGCTTCCCGCGCTGACCGCCCCCGACGCGGTGTGTGCACCTTTCCCCGGCATCGTGTTGTTACAGCATCCGCTCAACAAAATTCCGTTCACACAACCGGGTGAAAAAGTCGGGAAAGATGCGCTGCTCGGGCTGCTGAAAGTCGGCGTGATTTATCTGCCGCTGCGCAGCCCGGTGCAGGGCGTGGTGGCATCCCTGTCCGTGGAAGACGGTGACTGCGTGGAATACGGCGCGGAGATTTTCACTTTACGCCGCGAGGAGCTGGCCGCATGA
- a CDS encoding LamB/YcsF family protein, which produces MKYIDLNADIGEGFGDYTIADDAALMPLITSANVACGFHAGDAVIMAKTVALAKKYQVDLGAHVGFPDLSGFGRRRMHIEPEVMAHYVTYQLGALSAFAKAADYPLTHMSFHGALGNMVSEDARLARVLLQAVKNFDAQMIISTMPGNAVERMARALDLPVICTFLADRAYESNGLLVSRTKPGAVIHDKEQVRARIRQLLREGTVQSIDGVTLPVDATSILVHGDTPESLEMVHTLREIITEMDIALMPPARQRRLMAG; this is translated from the coding sequence ATGAAATACATCGATTTAAACGCCGATATCGGCGAAGGCTTTGGCGATTACACCATCGCCGACGACGCCGCGCTGATGCCGCTGATCACCTCCGCCAACGTGGCCTGCGGGTTTCACGCGGGGGATGCGGTGATTATGGCGAAAACCGTCGCGCTGGCGAAAAAGTATCAGGTAGATCTCGGCGCGCACGTCGGATTCCCTGATTTGTCCGGGTTTGGCCGCCGCCGGATGCACATCGAACCGGAGGTGATGGCGCATTACGTCACCTATCAGCTTGGCGCGCTTTCTGCTTTTGCGAAAGCGGCGGATTACCCGCTGACGCACATGAGTTTCCACGGTGCGCTGGGCAATATGGTGTCCGAAGACGCCCGGCTGGCGCGGGTGTTATTGCAGGCGGTGAAGAATTTCGATGCACAAATGATCATCAGCACGATGCCCGGCAACGCCGTCGAACGCATGGCGCGGGCGCTGGATTTGCCGGTGATTTGTACGTTTCTCGCCGACCGCGCCTATGAAAGCAACGGCCTGCTGGTCAGCCGGACGAAACCGGGCGCGGTTATTCATGACAAAGAGCAGGTACGCGCGCGCATCCGCCAGTTGCTGCGCGAAGGCACGGTGCAAAGCATCGACGGCGTGACGTTGCCGGTGGATGCGACATCGATTCTGGTTCACGGCGATACGCCGGAATCCCTCGAAATGGTGCATACGCTGCGGGAAATTATTACCGAAATGGACATCGCGCTGATGCCGCCAGCCCGGCAACGCCGCCTGATGGCAGGGTAA
- a CDS encoding SDR family oxidoreductase yields the protein MPFSDYKTALVTGASAGMGEAIVERLCQEGITVHAVARRADQLAALAARTGCIPHALDVSDLDAVTRLCSEISVDILVNNAGVSRPGSILSADEESVDTQVDVNLRAVLHLCRLLVPGMMERDRGHVINITSIAAIYNFGGNSIYHATKAGVHALSRQLRVDCYGKRVRITEICPGRVATDIFGNVSGDHEEARRRFIDGFELPEAKDIADCVAFAVSAPIAVNIGNIEITPTLQVPGGLSTMRPGEGL from the coding sequence ATGCCATTTTCAGATTACAAAACCGCACTGGTGACCGGCGCATCGGCCGGAATGGGTGAAGCCATTGTCGAACGCCTTTGTCAGGAAGGGATCACCGTTCATGCTGTCGCACGCCGCGCCGATCAGCTGGCCGCCCTCGCCGCCCGCACCGGTTGTATTCCGCATGCGCTCGACGTCAGCGACCTCGACGCGGTGACGCGCCTGTGCAGCGAGATCAGCGTGGATATTCTGGTGAACAACGCCGGGGTTTCCCGTCCCGGCTCTATCCTGAGCGCCGATGAAGAATCCGTGGATACGCAGGTGGATGTGAATCTGCGCGCCGTTTTGCATCTTTGCCGCCTGCTGGTGCCGGGCATGATGGAACGCGATCGCGGCCACGTCATCAACATCACCTCGATTGCCGCGATTTATAACTTCGGCGGCAACTCGATTTATCACGCCACCAAAGCCGGGGTTCACGCCCTGTCTCGCCAGCTACGCGTTGACTGCTACGGCAAGCGTGTGCGCATCACTGAAATCTGCCCGGGTCGCGTGGCGACTGACATTTTCGGCAATGTTTCCGGCGATCACGAAGAAGCCCGCCGCCGTTTCATTGACGGTTTTGAACTGCCCGAAGCCAAAGACATCGCCGATTGCGTGGCGTTTGCCGTTTCTGCGCCGATTGCCGTCAACATCGGCAACATCGAAATCACCCCGACGTTGCAGGTTCCCGGTGGCCTTTCCACCATGCGCCCCGGCGAAGGTCTGTGA
- a CDS encoding amino acid ABC transporter permease, protein MTLDFSKVLTGQFEQMIVDGMVVTLKLALGSWLLAMCIALLLVVIRLTHKRAAEYFVRAYVSYHRNVPTLIQLMMWYFAIPTLLPESVQMWINDFNAEFLFSMFALGLCQAAYFSEDIRSGLRAIPEGQTEASRALGMSYTRSLRSVILPQGIRNALPSLLNHTVLLFKNTSLAMVIGVAELTYVTRDIENQTFRTFESYLVASAGYLFFSLLLMGAGALLARRFQRAYAR, encoded by the coding sequence ATGACGCTCGATTTCAGCAAAGTCCTGACCGGTCAGTTCGAGCAGATGATCGTCGATGGCATGGTTGTCACCCTCAAGCTGGCGCTGGGGTCCTGGCTGCTCGCGATGTGTATTGCCCTGCTGCTGGTCGTCATCCGGCTGACGCACAAACGCGCCGCTGAATATTTCGTCCGCGCCTATGTGTCGTATCACCGCAATGTGCCGACGCTTATTCAGCTGATGATGTGGTATTTCGCCATTCCGACGCTGCTGCCGGAATCTGTGCAGATGTGGATTAACGATTTCAACGCCGAGTTTCTGTTCTCGATGTTTGCGCTCGGATTGTGTCAGGCGGCGTATTTCTCTGAAGACATCCGCAGCGGATTACGCGCTATTCCTGAAGGGCAAACCGAAGCATCACGCGCGCTGGGCATGAGTTACACCCGATCGCTGCGTTCGGTTATTTTACCGCAGGGCATCCGCAACGCGCTGCCTTCGCTGCTCAACCACACCGTTTTACTGTTCAAAAACACCAGTCTGGCTATGGTCATTGGCGTAGCTGAACTGACTTACGTGACCCGTGATATTGAAAACCAGACGTTCCGGACTTTCGAATCGTATCTGGTGGCCTCTGCCGGTTATCTGTTCTTCTCTCTGCTGCTGATGGGTGCTGGCGCGTTGCTGGCCCGCCGGTTCCAGCGGGCCTACGCGAGGTAA
- a CDS encoding amino acid ABC transporter permease yields MLEMFTILHDNGMLFLMGQYPQGPLGGILCTLLISLLAVLFALPVGILLGLARLSPFRWLSWPAACWVYGLRGIPLLMVVFWTYFCVPLLIGHNISGFSTMLCTLVIYESAYIAEIVRGGIQALPGGQYEAARALGMSYFKTLRLIILPQALYNTLPSLVSQLVSIIKDSTLGYVINVPELTFAANQVNNQLLTKPFQVFAIVAIGYYIICFSLTWLANKLEARITRKRQNRMPEAEKMTKAPLLKTQS; encoded by the coding sequence ATGCTCGAGATGTTCACGATTTTGCACGACAACGGGATGCTGTTCCTGATGGGGCAATATCCGCAGGGACCGCTCGGCGGGATACTTTGTACGTTACTGATTTCCCTGCTGGCCGTTTTGTTTGCACTGCCGGTGGGTATTCTGCTCGGGCTGGCGCGTTTATCGCCTTTCCGCTGGCTGAGCTGGCCCGCTGCCTGCTGGGTCTACGGCTTACGCGGCATTCCGCTGTTGATGGTGGTGTTCTGGACGTATTTCTGCGTTCCGCTGTTAATCGGTCACAACATCAGCGGCTTCAGCACCATGCTGTGTACGCTGGTGATTTATGAAAGTGCGTATATCGCCGAGATCGTGCGCGGCGGCATTCAGGCGCTGCCGGGCGGCCAGTACGAAGCGGCGCGCGCTTTAGGGATGAGTTATTTCAAAACGCTGCGTCTGATTATTCTGCCGCAGGCGTTATACAACACGCTGCCAAGTCTGGTCAGCCAGCTGGTTTCTATCATTAAAGACAGCACGCTGGGTTACGTCATTAACGTGCCGGAGCTGACCTTTGCCGCTAATCAGGTGAATAACCAACTGCTGACCAAACCTTTTCAAGTCTTCGCGATTGTCGCGATTGGCTATTACATCATCTGTTTCAGCCTGACGTGGCTGGCCAATAAGCTTGAAGCCCGTATCACGCGCAAACGGCAGAACCGGATGCCGGAAGCGGAGAAAATGACGAAGGCTCCACTGCTGAAGACTCAATCATAA
- a CDS encoding amino acid ABC transporter ATP-binding protein has translation MRPMILFNQVNKWYGEYQALTDLSAEIRSGEVVVVCGPSGSGKSTLIRTVNRLEPIEEGQILFDGMDIHGTSTRLNQLRTRIGFVFQNFNLFPHVSVLDNIMMSPVKVLGVKRQEARKHAGELLERVGLSHKANAYPAQLSGGQQQRVAIARALAMKPPVMLFDEPTSALDPEMVGEVLNVMRSLAREGMTMMCVTHEMNFARDVADTIWFMDQGKILEKSKPENFFNHPQHPRARKFLSDLLHH, from the coding sequence ATGCGACCAATGATCTTATTTAATCAGGTTAATAAATGGTATGGCGAATATCAGGCGCTGACCGACCTGAGTGCTGAAATTAGAAGCGGTGAAGTCGTGGTGGTTTGCGGACCGTCCGGCTCGGGCAAATCAACGCTGATCCGCACCGTGAACCGGCTGGAACCTATTGAAGAGGGCCAGATCCTGTTCGATGGCATGGATATTCATGGCACCAGCACCCGCCTGAATCAGTTGCGCACGCGTATCGGTTTTGTCTTTCAGAACTTTAATCTTTTTCCGCACGTTTCGGTGCTGGACAACATCATGATGTCGCCGGTAAAGGTGCTCGGCGTGAAACGTCAGGAAGCGCGCAAGCACGCGGGTGAACTGCTGGAACGTGTCGGATTATCACACAAAGCCAATGCCTATCCGGCACAGCTCTCCGGCGGGCAGCAGCAACGTGTTGCCATCGCCCGGGCATTAGCCATGAAACCGCCGGTGATGTTGTTTGATGAACCGACGTCGGCGCTTGATCCGGAAATGGTCGGTGAAGTCCTGAATGTGATGCGCAGTCTGGCACGTGAAGGTATGACCATGATGTGCGTCACACACGAAATGAATTTTGCCCGCGACGTAGCGGACACAATCTGGTTTATGGATCAGGGGAAAATTCTGGAAAAATCCAAACCGGAAAACTTCTTCAATCATCCGCAACACCCGCGTGCCAGGAAGTTTTTAAGTGACTTATTGCACCATTAA
- a CDS encoding MmcQ/YjbR family DNA-binding protein: MKRESLFRYAREHYNSEPEYLWRNLPDYAVLRHHNGDKWFGLVMNVSGTKLGLKTEDKVDILEVKVRPEHIGSLRQKDGILPAYHMNKEHWVSVILSGPLSADEIHELLADSHELTC, translated from the coding sequence ATGAAAAGAGAGTCGTTATTCAGGTACGCGCGGGAACACTATAATTCGGAGCCGGAATATCTCTGGCGTAACCTGCCGGATTATGCCGTGCTTCGTCATCACAATGGTGATAAATGGTTTGGTCTCGTGATGAATGTATCCGGTACCAAGCTGGGGCTGAAAACGGAAGATAAAGTCGACATACTTGAGGTTAAGGTCCGGCCGGAGCACATCGGCTCATTACGTCAGAAAGACGGCATTTTGCCTGCTTATCATATGAATAAAGAGCACTGGGTCAGTGTGATCCTTTCCGGACCGCTGTCGGCAGATGAAATACACGAGCTGCTTGCCGACAGTCATGAACTGACATGCTGA
- a CDS encoding NmrA/HSCARG family protein — translation MSILVTGATGTIGSLIIQGLADAGAGVKALVRQAGKREFPAGVTEVVADLTDVASMRAALSSVRTLFLLNAVTPDEVTQALIALNLAREAGIERIVYLSVIHADKFTNVPHFTGKHTVERMIKSHDIPATILRPAYFMQNDLMVQQTIQNYAVYPMPVGSAGVSMIDARDIADVAVAELLRRDKASSALDPVTLELIGPQPLTGASVAKIWSSALGREITYGGDDVTAFEGQLASYGPNWLAYDMSLMMAGIQTFGMQAAEGTAEQLQALIGHPLRTYEDFVRESVAGS, via the coding sequence ATGAGCATTCTCGTTACCGGTGCCACGGGCACCATTGGTTCACTTATCATTCAGGGTCTGGCTGACGCTGGCGCCGGGGTCAAAGCCCTGGTACGCCAGGCGGGTAAGCGCGAGTTTCCGGCAGGGGTTACGGAAGTCGTTGCAGACCTGACCGACGTCGCGTCGATGCGTGCCGCGCTGTCATCGGTACGAACGCTGTTTCTGCTGAATGCGGTTACGCCCGATGAGGTTACTCAGGCCCTGATCGCCCTGAACCTCGCCCGCGAGGCGGGCATTGAGCGTATCGTTTATTTGTCGGTGATCCATGCTGATAAATTCACCAACGTTCCGCACTTTACCGGCAAGCATACGGTTGAACGCATGATCAAAAGTCATGACATCCCCGCCACCATTCTGCGTCCGGCTTATTTCATGCAAAACGACCTGATGGTTCAACAGACGATTCAGAACTACGCGGTGTACCCGATGCCTGTCGGCTCGGCGGGCGTCTCAATGATTGATGCGCGCGATATCGCGGATGTCGCCGTGGCTGAGTTGCTGCGACGCGACAAGGCATCGTCTGCGCTGGATCCTGTCACGCTGGAGTTGATTGGGCCGCAACCGCTGACCGGTGCGTCCGTGGCGAAGATCTGGAGTTCAGCCCTGGGTCGCGAGATTACTTACGGGGGAGATGACGTCACCGCGTTTGAAGGGCAACTCGCCTCGTACGGTCCCAACTGGCTGGCTTATGACATGAGCCTGATGATGGCTGGTATTCAGACGTTCGGCATGCAAGCTGCTGAAGGAACCGCAGAACAGCTACAGGCTCTCATTGGACACCCGCTGCGCACTTATGAAGATTTCGTTCGCGAGTCTGTTGCCGGGAGCTAA
- a CDS encoding NADPH:quinone reductase: MNKPDPVLLGKLANDVASGTLQSRIGGVVGFADIPNAIERNRTVSRTGKVVADFSR, translated from the coding sequence ATGAATAAGCCCGATCCGGTATTACTCGGGAAGCTGGCCAACGACGTCGCCAGCGGCACGCTACAGTCCAGAATTGGCGGCGTAGTGGGCTTCGCTGATATTCCCAACGCAATCGAACGTAATCGTACCGTTTCACGGACCGGTAAGGTCGTTGCGGATTTCTCACGTTAA
- a CDS encoding LysR family transcriptional regulator has protein sequence MNLNALSDFILVATNEGLGKASRASGISKATLSRRIADLEEQLGVRLIERSARGLKLTEAGATLISRTEGLLSEVTEAMTAVGDGISTPRGRLRVAAPVLFSQLAMGRIGAEFCAAYPEIEIEIVAEDRMVDLVEEQFDVAIRINPSPDSNLVGLCFAKDRLVVVAAPEIIRPLPGAIRPVPGIVTSSFQPAHWSLDGGQLVLEPIPKLRFSSLLMVRDAAIAGGGAALIPQSIAWNQLARGDLVQWGIVSGAERELWVLHTSRRLAAPKVRAFVDFLCARYPDMSLVLNG, from the coding sequence ATGAACCTGAACGCGCTGTCTGATTTTATCCTCGTCGCCACAAATGAAGGGCTGGGGAAGGCAAGCCGCGCAAGCGGCATTTCCAAAGCCACGCTATCGCGACGCATCGCAGATCTTGAGGAGCAACTGGGTGTGAGGCTGATCGAGCGAAGCGCTCGCGGTTTGAAGCTCACCGAAGCCGGGGCGACGCTGATCTCCCGGACTGAAGGCCTGCTGAGTGAGGTGACCGAAGCCATGACGGCGGTCGGTGATGGTATTTCGACGCCTCGCGGGCGTTTGCGTGTCGCCGCTCCGGTCCTGTTTTCCCAGCTTGCGATGGGGCGCATTGGTGCCGAATTCTGTGCGGCCTACCCGGAAATTGAAATTGAAATCGTGGCGGAAGATCGCATGGTAGATCTGGTCGAGGAACAATTTGACGTCGCAATCCGCATCAACCCAAGCCCCGACAGCAATTTAGTCGGACTGTGTTTCGCCAAAGACAGGCTGGTTGTCGTGGCCGCTCCTGAAATAATCAGGCCACTACCCGGCGCAATCAGGCCAGTGCCCGGCATCGTAACGTCGAGCTTCCAGCCTGCCCACTGGAGTCTCGATGGCGGGCAACTGGTCCTGGAGCCGATCCCAAAATTGCGCTTCTCTTCGTTACTGATGGTCCGCGATGCGGCAATCGCCGGCGGTGGGGCTGCCCTCATTCCGCAATCCATCGCATGGAACCAGCTTGCCCGCGGCGATTTAGTTCAGTGGGGCATCGTGTCGGGGGCAGAGCGGGAACTTTGGGTTTTGCATACTTCCAGGCGGCTTGCTGCGCCAAAAGTTCGCGCATTCGTCGATTTCCTGTGCGCCCGATACCCGGACATGTCTCTGGTTCTCAACGGATAG
- a CDS encoding NAD(P)/FAD-dependent oxidoreductase: MKIKHLPLDQNINGWAALRGDTPRHPALRGKVTADWLVIGAGFAGLAFARRIAELRPHEHVVVLEALDVADNASARNSGFVIDLPHTVGSTSAELEHANAYRRLLQYGLHHLKETVDQHDIACDWLNSGKYHCAVSAQFDGEIAHYQQELTTLGESFELLDRAALRQRLGTGFYRSAVYTPNCILVNPAALISGLVATLPANVTVYANSPALQIDTQGTIHAETPHGEVRAGKLMLAINGAARGLPLFKGNVFAMSTFATLTEPLSPAQRQLIGDIAPWGSTPVNALAGATLRYTSDHRFLIREHVNFTPGLVTRAVETGRHARRHQALFARIYPQLQDVNMAYTWSGLISITRNGAPVWGNIAPNVYSSAGCNGSGSSKQSAFGRLLAEHALGEDNPLLADMQGIGRASYLPPRPFLDVGVKGFMARERWRSRSEL, encoded by the coding sequence ATGAAAATTAAACATTTACCTCTTGATCAAAATATTAACGGCTGGGCGGCGCTGCGGGGTGATACTCCCCGCCATCCGGCTTTACGTGGAAAAGTCACGGCAGACTGGCTGGTGATTGGCGCAGGCTTTGCCGGGCTGGCATTTGCCCGTCGTATTGCCGAGCTTCGGCCGCATGAGCATGTTGTGGTACTCGAGGCGCTCGACGTGGCCGATAACGCTTCGGCCCGTAATTCGGGTTTTGTGATTGATTTACCGCATACCGTCGGCAGCACATCGGCTGAGCTGGAACACGCCAATGCGTACCGGCGTCTTTTACAGTACGGGTTGCATCATCTGAAAGAGACCGTCGATCAGCATGATATTGCGTGTGACTGGCTGAATTCAGGCAAATACCATTGCGCCGTGAGTGCGCAGTTTGACGGTGAAATCGCGCATTATCAGCAGGAACTCACCACGCTCGGCGAAAGCTTTGAGCTGCTGGACAGAGCCGCACTCCGTCAGCGTTTGGGCACCGGTTTCTACCGCAGCGCGGTGTATACACCCAACTGTATTCTGGTGAATCCGGCGGCGCTGATCAGCGGGCTGGTGGCCACGTTGCCGGCAAACGTCACGGTTTATGCCAACTCACCTGCGTTGCAGATTGACACTCAGGGCACTATTCATGCAGAAACGCCGCACGGCGAAGTGCGTGCCGGTAAACTGATGCTGGCGATCAATGGTGCAGCACGCGGGTTACCGCTGTTCAAAGGCAACGTCTTCGCGATGTCGACGTTTGCAACACTGACTGAACCGCTGTCACCCGCACAACGTCAGCTGATCGGTGATATTGCGCCGTGGGGCTCGACGCCGGTGAATGCACTGGCGGGTGCGACGTTGCGCTATACCTCTGACCATCGCTTCCTGATCCGTGAGCACGTCAACTTTACGCCAGGTCTGGTGACCCGTGCGGTAGAAACCGGCCGTCATGCCCGCCGCCATCAGGCATTATTTGCCCGTATTTATCCGCAGTTACAGGACGTCAATATGGCGTACACCTGGTCGGGGCTGATCAGCATTACGCGCAACGGCGCGCCGGTATGGGGGAATATTGCGCCGAACGTGTATTCGTCAGCGGGATGTAATGGTTCCGGCAGTTCCAAGCAGAGTGCGTTCGGGCGGTTGCTGGCGGAACATGCGCTGGGAGAGGACAATCCGTTGCTGGCCGATATGCAGGGCATCGGACGCGCCAGTTATCTGCCGCCGCGCCCGTTCCTGGATGTCGGTGTGAAAGGATTTATGGCCCGTGAACGCTGGCGTTCACGCAGCGAGTTGTAG